A single window of Prochlorothrix hollandica PCC 9006 = CALU 1027 DNA harbors:
- a CDS encoding class I SAM-dependent methyltransferase: protein MLKPDFSQRFRAVEGIYFPQDGASDYAQSKELWENAAAGWIRTGYGAHAPGGLWKQFPQQRRFDSIVDLGCGYGRHSIFLSEQMGVQCDRYYAFDIAEAMLRRLLECKAHFDFFPKAEFTVVCMPLQELPIADNSVEIVYSSSVFMHLNRPDIVRVLGEIQRILKPGGSFIFNDSFHHKDCPSYQISNLFRRLKGADHKAMYLQQYTLADIETLMQESRLADKTGDYTITPNSYEVVPPKFQQFLPGGKWLNDKLIRAADPEVKQTRYASSYSIYSENLGLK from the coding sequence ATGTTAAAACCAGACTTTTCCCAGAGATTTCGAGCCGTCGAGGGCATCTATTTTCCCCAAGATGGAGCGTCGGACTATGCCCAGTCCAAAGAGCTATGGGAAAATGCTGCCGCCGGTTGGATTCGTACAGGTTACGGTGCCCACGCCCCCGGTGGCCTGTGGAAACAGTTTCCCCAACAGCGACGGTTCGACAGCATCGTAGACTTAGGCTGTGGCTATGGTCGCCATAGTATTTTTTTGTCGGAGCAGATGGGGGTGCAGTGCGATCGCTATTATGCCTTCGATATTGCGGAAGCCATGCTGCGCCGCTTGCTGGAGTGTAAGGCCCACTTTGATTTTTTCCCAAAGGCCGAATTTACGGTGGTTTGTATGCCCTTACAGGAGCTACCGATCGCCGATAATTCCGTCGAAATCGTCTATTCCAGTAGTGTCTTCATGCACCTGAACCGCCCTGATATTGTGCGGGTGCTGGGGGAAATCCAACGGATTCTGAAGCCGGGGGGCAGCTTTATTTTCAATGACAGTTTCCACCACAAAGACTGTCCCAGCTATCAAATTTCCAACCTCTTCCGCCGCCTCAAGGGTGCTGACCATAAGGCAATGTACTTGCAGCAGTATACCCTGGCGGATATTGAAACCCTGATGCAGGAGTCTCGGTTGGCGGACAAAACCGGGGACTACACCATCACCCCCAATAGCTACGAAGTGGTTCCCCCCAAATTTCAGCAATTTTTACCGGGGGGCAAGTGGCTCAACGATAAGCTGATCCGAGCAGCAGACCCAGAGGTGAAGCAAACCCGTTATGCCAGTTCCTACTCGATTTATAGCGAAAATTTAGGCTTAAAGTAA
- a CDS encoding ABC transporter ATP-binding protein, giving the protein MNPPIIALSQISKTYGLGDTLVHALDQVDLTLTAGEYGAVIGTSGSGKSTLMNVVGCLDRPSLGQYHLDGVAVADLDDLALAQVRNRKIGFIFQQFHLLPQLTALDNVILPMIYGNVPKLERQARAKAALERVGLGNRLGNRPNQLSGGQQQRVAIARAIVNEPVLLLADEPTGALDSHTTQEVLAIFDELHHSGITILVVTHETEVAQRADRIITFRDGKILSDVFTVKEAGAVPHGLGL; this is encoded by the coding sequence ATGAACCCACCCATTATTGCATTGAGCCAAATCAGTAAGACCTATGGCCTGGGAGACACCCTAGTTCACGCCTTGGATCAGGTGGATCTGACCCTGACTGCGGGGGAATATGGGGCAGTGATTGGAACGTCGGGTTCTGGGAAGTCCACCTTGATGAATGTGGTGGGGTGTCTCGATCGCCCCAGCCTAGGGCAATATCATCTCGATGGGGTGGCCGTGGCCGATCTGGATGATTTGGCATTAGCTCAGGTGCGAAACCGCAAAATTGGCTTTATTTTTCAACAGTTCCATCTTTTACCCCAGCTTACGGCCTTAGATAATGTGATTTTGCCCATGATCTATGGCAATGTCCCCAAGCTGGAACGCCAAGCCCGGGCCAAAGCTGCCCTGGAACGGGTAGGGCTAGGCAATCGCTTGGGCAACCGGCCCAACCAATTATCGGGGGGACAGCAACAACGGGTGGCGATCGCCCGAGCCATTGTCAATGAACCCGTCTTGCTGTTAGCCGATGAACCTACCGGCGCGTTAGATTCCCATACTACCCAGGAAGTCTTAGCCATCTTTGATGAACTCCACCACAGTGGCATCACGATTCTGGTGGTCACCCATGAAACAGAAGTGGCCCAGCGGGCCGATCGCATTATTACCTTCCGCGATGGCAAGATCCTCAGCGATGTTTTCACGGTGAAAGAGGCGGGAGCCGTGCCCCATGGCCTGGGGCTGTAG
- the chlG gene encoding chlorophyll synthase ChlG, with protein sequence MSDSVPDPNTPPQPMPTAPADADKGAKARQLLGMKGAQPGETSIWKIRLQLMKPVTWIPLIWGVVCGAAASGHYIWNFENFFQALTCMFLSGPLMAGYTQTLNDFYDRDIDAINEPYRPIPSGAITVPQVTAQILVLLCGGIALAYGLDIWVGHEVPTVTALTLMGAFIAYIYSAPPLKLKQNGWVGNYALGSSYIALPWWAGQALFGHLNFTIVIVTLVYSMAGLGIAVVNDFKSVEGDSQLGLQSLPVMFGINKAAWVCVLMIDTFQLAIALYLVSIHQNFYAVLLVLLVIPQITFQDMYFLRDPLKNDVKYQASAQPFLVLGMLVTALAIGHRVIS encoded by the coding sequence ATGTCTGACTCAGTGCCGGATCCCAACACCCCCCCCCAACCAATGCCCACCGCCCCCGCCGACGCAGATAAAGGGGCCAAAGCCAGACAATTGCTTGGCATGAAGGGGGCGCAACCGGGCGAGACTTCCATTTGGAAAATTCGTCTACAACTGATGAAGCCCGTGACCTGGATTCCCCTGATTTGGGGTGTGGTCTGTGGGGCTGCTGCATCGGGTCACTATATCTGGAACTTCGAGAATTTTTTCCAAGCCTTGACCTGTATGTTCCTGTCGGGACCGTTGATGGCCGGGTATACCCAAACCCTCAATGATTTTTACGATCGCGATATTGATGCCATTAACGAACCCTATCGTCCCATTCCCTCCGGTGCCATTACCGTCCCCCAAGTCACAGCCCAGATTTTAGTGCTGCTCTGCGGGGGCATTGCCTTAGCCTATGGCCTTGATATCTGGGTTGGCCATGAAGTGCCCACCGTCACCGCCTTGACCTTGATGGGAGCATTTATTGCCTACATTTACTCGGCTCCGCCCCTCAAACTCAAACAAAATGGCTGGGTAGGCAACTATGCCCTGGGGTCCAGCTACATCGCCTTGCCTTGGTGGGCCGGTCAAGCCCTGTTTGGCCATCTCAATTTCACCATTGTCATCGTCACCCTGGTCTATAGCATGGCGGGCCTAGGCATTGCCGTGGTCAATGACTTCAAAAGTGTGGAAGGGGATAGTCAACTGGGGTTGCAGTCGCTGCCGGTTATGTTTGGCATTAACAAGGCGGCTTGGGTGTGTGTGCTGATGATTGACACCTTTCAGTTGGCCATTGCTCTCTATTTAGTCAGCATTCATCAAAATTTCTATGCTGTCTTGCTAGTGCTGTTAGTCATTCCCCAAATCACCTTCCAGGACATGTATTTCCTGCGGGATCCCCTGAAGAATGATGTCAAGTACCAAGCCAGTGCCCAACCCTTTTTGGTGCTGGGGATGTTGGTGACGGCATTGGCCATCGGCCACCGGGTCATCAGCTAA
- the psb28 gene encoding photosystem II reaction center protein Psb28: MASIQFIRGVDEEVSDVRLTRSKDGRTGQAIFYFDSPRALSEELKQEILGMFLVDEEGELVSRQVNAKFVNGQPKGIEAVYVMKSSSQWDRFMRFMERYAKANGLDFQKS, encoded by the coding sequence ATGGCAAGTATTCAATTTATTCGCGGTGTTGATGAAGAGGTCAGCGATGTGCGCTTGACCCGTTCCAAAGATGGACGCACCGGCCAAGCTATTTTTTACTTTGACAGTCCTCGGGCACTGTCCGAAGAACTAAAGCAGGAAATTTTGGGCATGTTCCTGGTGGATGAAGAAGGAGAACTGGTGAGCCGACAGGTGAACGCCAAGTTCGTTAACGGACAGCCCAAAGGCATTGAGGCGGTGTATGTGATGAAAAGTAGCTCCCAGTGGGATCGTTTCATGCGCTTTATGGAGCGTTACGCCAAGGCCAACGGTCTCGACTTTCAGAAATCCTAG
- a CDS encoding ArsR/SmtB family transcription factor: MKSQSSQSQEVVQQVAEYFSILGEPMRLRILNLLRDGEKCVQDLVIETATSQANVSKHLKVMLQAGILNRRTEGTSAYYSVADELIFDLCNLVCVRIADRIEQQARRFRDFSLAGKR, encoded by the coding sequence ATGAAGTCTCAATCATCTCAATCCCAGGAAGTAGTCCAACAGGTTGCGGAATACTTCAGTATCTTAGGGGAGCCGATGCGGCTACGCATCCTCAACCTGCTCCGGGATGGTGAAAAGTGTGTGCAGGACTTGGTGATTGAGACAGCCACCAGTCAAGCCAATGTGTCGAAGCATTTGAAGGTCATGCTGCAAGCAGGGATTCTAAACCGTCGGACAGAAGGTACGTCAGCCTACTACAGTGTGGCCGATGAGTTGATTTTTGATTTATGTAATCTGGTGTGTGTGCGCATTGCCGATCGCATTGAACAGCAGGCACGACGGTTTCGAGATTTTAGTTTGGCTGGTAAACGTTAG